A single region of the Apodemus sylvaticus chromosome 7, mApoSyl1.1, whole genome shotgun sequence genome encodes:
- the LOC127689606 gene encoding phospholipid scramblase 2-like, giving the protein MDINTTSYAVPPGLQYLLQIDHILIHQQFEFVEAILGFETANQYKIEDKLGQKVYYAVEDSNFLTRNCCGDNRPFSMRVLDNSGHEVITLQRPLRCDSCFCPCCLQKIEVQAPPGVPIGYVTQTWHPCRPKFTVQNEAKQAVLKIIGPIIMCSFGGNIDFEIKSLDEAFVVGRISKHWSGFLKEILTDVDSFGIQFPLDLDVKIKAVMLGACFLIDFMFFESSRGQRPKL; this is encoded by the exons ATAGATCATATTCTGATTCATCAGCAGTTTGAGTTTGTGGAAG ccatTTTAGGTTTTGAAACTGCTAACCAATACAAAATCGAGGACAAACTGGGGCAGAAGGTTTACTATGCCGTAGAAGACTCTAATTTTTTAACACGCAATTGCTGTGGAGATAATAGACCTTTCTCCATGAGGGTCCTTGATAACTCAGGTCATGAAGTCATAACTTTACAACGACCACTAAGATGTGATTCTTGTTTCTGCCCATGCTGCCTCCAGAAG ATAGAAGTCCAAGCTCCTCCTGGTGTGCCAATCGGCTATGTTACCCAAACCTGGCACCCATGTCGGCCAAAGTTTACAGTTCAGAATGAGGCGAAACAGGCTGTTCTAAAGATTATCGGTCCAATCATCATGTGCAGCTTTGGAGGAAACATAGATTTTGAG ATAAAGTCTCTTGATGAAGCATTTGTGGTTGGCAGGATTTCCAAGCACTGGTCTGGTTTTCTGAAGGAGATACTGACAGATGTAGACAGTTTTGGGATCCAGTTCCCTTTAGACCTCGATGTAAAGATAAAGGCTGTGATGCTTGGTGCTTGTTTCCTCATA GACTTCATGTTCTTTGAAAGCAGTAGAGGCCAGAGACCAAAACTATGA